From the Bacteroidota bacterium genome, one window contains:
- a CDS encoding cadherin-like domain-containing protein, whose amino-acid sequence MNYLKTLFFILLTKFSFAQQVCPRDTVYPFTTDSVHLKIWNKSEYIPFFVKGCNLGVAVPGTFPGELVVSRSQYSRWFALIKEAGFNCIRLYTLHYPRFYEVLDSFNLANPSNPLYFFQGVWLEEELPNYNQDLYFLDSSFQKEIQENVNCVHGNAVIGQRFGKAYGTYTANVSKWNMGYIIGRETFPEEVIKTNQTHPNDTVYNGLRFSVQAKAAEVFVTKKLDFLVEYENSTYQTQRPVSYSSWPTLDPLTHPTEAYRYEDTASIDISLIDFHLAPAGCFASFHAYPYYPDFVSDDPTYQTYFDSYGQNSYLGYLSDLKNHYKKMPLIIAETGVPSSWGIAHYSTSGMNHGGANQKEQGQTMIRLLHNVKDANCAGAMDFAFIDEWFKSTWITYPLDYDINRRVFWHNVMSPEQNYGLIGFKKNNVLQNWANFNVNQSITKIDAGADYDYFNLHLSLGEKLLNPDDIWISFDTYASSLGESVLPTGDTVQNRAEFVLHITNYSAQLYVTQAYDIFGIWGNTAPANQLYHSIQTDGAPWNIERWKTNNAVSLLVYVGNLKVRNQYLPASSDDAITLYDDSVKIRLPWTLLYFTDPSTMTVFNDKRSTTAPEDTVSDGIQISAFYHNQKFTPATRFTWPSWNSVSDAVEYKKDSYNIVKNGLTDFNIPALAISDNYLGVDSFPFNVSASNGLLKNDFDMDGSNLQALLIGNAHHGSVILNFDGSYTYNAAPGYVGQDYFEYTLFDGLSLSKTAFVCMDVDNSIGIKEIKERAVEITIFPNPAKDVVNLRCEKELSKLSLFNAEGKWLKNFENSGREVSLNIAELSSGIYYLKTSVGEQTSVNRISISK is encoded by the coding sequence ATGAACTACCTCAAAACGCTCTTTTTTATTCTGCTTACAAAATTTAGTTTCGCCCAACAGGTCTGTCCGCGCGATACTGTTTATCCCTTTACTACCGATAGTGTTCACCTAAAAATTTGGAACAAAAGTGAGTACATTCCTTTTTTTGTAAAGGGCTGCAACTTAGGAGTGGCGGTACCTGGAACCTTCCCGGGCGAGTTGGTTGTCTCTCGCAGTCAATACAGTCGCTGGTTTGCTTTAATTAAAGAGGCAGGATTCAATTGCATTCGATTGTACACACTGCATTACCCGCGTTTTTATGAAGTGTTGGATTCTTTTAATTTGGCAAATCCTAGTAATCCATTGTATTTTTTTCAAGGTGTTTGGCTCGAAGAGGAATTGCCCAATTACAATCAAGACCTTTATTTTTTAGACAGCTCCTTCCAAAAAGAAATTCAAGAAAATGTGAATTGTGTGCATGGAAATGCAGTGATAGGACAACGATTTGGAAAAGCTTATGGAACCTACACTGCCAATGTGAGTAAGTGGAATATGGGTTACATCATTGGCCGCGAAACATTTCCGGAAGAGGTAATTAAAACCAATCAAACGCATCCCAACGATACGGTTTACAACGGTCTGCGCTTCTCGGTGCAAGCAAAAGCTGCTGAGGTATTTGTTACAAAAAAATTAGATTTTTTGGTCGAGTATGAAAACAGTACTTACCAAACCCAACGCCCGGTAAGTTATTCCAGTTGGCCCACACTAGATCCATTAACGCATCCCACCGAAGCGTATCGTTATGAGGATACTGCATCTATTGATATTAGTTTAATTGATTTTCATTTGGCACCTGCAGGCTGCTTTGCCAGTTTTCATGCCTATCCTTATTATCCTGACTTTGTTTCTGACGATCCCACGTATCAAACCTATTTCGATAGTTATGGACAAAACAGCTATCTCGGCTATTTAAGTGATTTGAAAAATCATTATAAAAAAATGCCTTTGATTATTGCTGAAACAGGTGTCCCTTCCAGTTGGGGAATTGCGCATTATTCCACCAGCGGCATGAATCATGGCGGAGCCAATCAAAAGGAGCAAGGACAAACCATGATTCGTTTGTTGCACAATGTAAAGGATGCCAATTGTGCGGGTGCTATGGATTTTGCATTTATTGATGAATGGTTTAAAAGCACCTGGATTACCTATCCCTTGGATTACGACATCAACCGAAGAGTGTTTTGGCACAATGTAATGAGCCCCGAACAAAATTATGGACTCATTGGATTTAAGAAAAATAATGTGCTTCAAAACTGGGCTAATTTTAATGTCAATCAGTCCATCACAAAAATTGATGCCGGTGCAGATTACGATTATTTTAATTTGCATTTGTCTCTGGGAGAAAAATTATTAAATCCCGATGATATTTGGATTTCTTTTGATACCTATGCTTCCAGCCTGGGCGAATCTGTTTTGCCAACCGGAGATACTGTTCAAAACCGAGCTGAATTTGTATTACACATAACCAATTACAGCGCACAATTATATGTAACTCAAGCCTACGATATTTTTGGAATATGGGGCAATACCGCACCAGCCAATCAATTGTATCATTCCATTCAAACGGATGGTGCTCCGTGGAATATTGAGCGTTGGAAAACAAATAATGCCGTAAGCTTATTGGTTTATGTAGGAAATTTAAAAGTCCGCAATCAGTATTTGCCGGCTTCTTCCGATGATGCGATTACGCTTTATGATGACTCCGTAAAAATTCGTCTTCCCTGGACCTTGCTCTATTTTACCGATCCCAGCACCATGACCGTGTTTAACGACAAGCGCTCCACCACTGCTCCGGAAGATACGGTTTCGGATGGAATTCAGATTTCCGCATTTTATCACAATCAAAAATTTACGCCGGCAACACGTTTCACTTGGCCGAGTTGGAACAGTGTAAGTGATGCGGTGGAATACAAAAAAGACTCCTACAACATTGTTAAAAATGGCTTAACCGATTTTAATATTCCGGCCTTAGCCATAAGCGATAATTATTTGGGTGTGGATAGTTTTCCTTTTAATGTATCGGCAAGTAATGGCTTGCTCAAAAATGATTTTGATATGGATGGTAGCAACCTGCAAGCATTGTTAATCGGCAATGCTCACCATGGTTCCGTTATTTTAAATTTTGATGGATCTTACACCTACAATGCAGCACCAGGCTATGTGGGTCAGGATTATTTCGAGTACACCCTTTTTGATGGCCTCAGCCTTTCTAAAACTGCATTTGTTTGTATGGATGTCGATAATTCAATTGGCATCAAGGAAATCAAAGAAAGGGCGGTAGAAATAACTATTTTCCCAAATCCAGCTAAGGATGTAGTAAACCTGCGCTGCGAAAAAGAGCTGAGCAAGTTAAGTCTGTTTAATGCAGAAGGAAAATGGCTGAAAAATTTTGAGAACAGTGGGAGGGAGGTTAGTTTGAACATTGCAGAATTATCCAGCGGCATTTACTACTTGAAAACCAGTGTTGGTGAGCAAACTTCAGTAAACCGCATCAGCATATCAAAATAG
- a CDS encoding DUF3467 domain-containing protein has translation MEEQNNQNQLNIELSEEIAEGIYTNLAIITHSNAEFVIDFIRMMPGVPKAKVKSRVLMTPQHAKRLLHALKDNVQKYESQHGVIKEGESNTAYPMNFGGPTAQA, from the coding sequence ATGGAAGAACAAAACAACCAGAACCAACTTAACATCGAGTTGAGCGAAGAAATTGCAGAAGGGATATATACCAATTTGGCCATCATAACGCACTCCAATGCAGAGTTTGTAATTGATTTTATTCGCATGATGCCGGGTGTTCCAAAAGCGAAGGTTAAATCGCGTGTTTTAATGACACCACAGCATGCTAAACGTTTGTTACATGCCTTAAAAGACAATGTGCAAAAATATGAATCGCAACATGGTGTGATAAAAGAAGGAGAAAGCAATACAGCTTATCCGATGAATTTTGGCGGGCCTACTGCGCAAGCTTAA
- the rpoC gene encoding DNA-directed RNA polymerase subunit beta' → MAFKRDTKVKSNFTKITISLASPESVLDRSSGEILKPETINYRTYKPEMGGLFCERIFGPVKDWECACGKYKRIRYKGIVCDRCGVEVTEKKVRRERMGHISLVVPVAHIWYFKSLPNKIGYLLGLPTKKLDTIIYYERFVVINPGIKQADGINYLDFLSEEEYLNVLETLPKENQHLDDNDPNKFVAKMGAEALYELLGRLDLDSLSYELRDKANNETSQQRKTEALKRLQVVESFRQANTRVENRPEWMVVKVVPVIPPELRPLVPLDGGRFATSDLNDLYRRVIIRNNRLKRLIEIKAPEVILRNEKRMLQESVDSLFDNSRKSNAVKTDSNRALKSLSDSLKGKQGRFRQNLLGKRVDYSARSVIVVGPEMKLHECGIPKDMAAELFKPFIIRKMIERGIVKTVKSAKKIVDRKDAIVWDILENVLKGHPVLLNRAPTLHRLGIQAFQPKLIEGKALQLHPLVCTAFNADFDGDQMAVHLPLGNAAILEAQMLMLASHNILNPANGAPITVPSQDMVLGLYYMTKGRKSDKDHKVKGEGITFYSAEEVIIAFNEKKVDLHAHIKVKANVKEDGKIVWKLIETTVGRVLFNQVVPAGVGYINELLTKKSLRDIIGLILKVSGVAKTAAFLDDMKDLGFKMAFKGGLSFNLGDVLVPEEKEKMIADANAQVEEVKNNYNMGFITNNERYNQIIDIWTHTNSRLTQKLMTTLINDKQGFNSVYMMLDSGARGSKEQIRQLSGMRGLMAKPQKSGSTGGEIIENPIISNFKEGLSILEYFISTHGARKGLADTALKTADAGYLTRRLVDVSQDVIICEDDCGTLRGLVASALKNNEEIVESLYDRVLGRTSVHDVLHPLTGKLIIGGGEQITEDFAKEIADSPLEAVEIRSVLTCESKTGVCAKCYGRNLATGRMVQRGEAVGVIAAQSIGEPGTQLTLRTFHVGGTASNTISESGIKAKYDGLMEIDELRTVERKDADGKKVNVVIGRSAEMRITDPNTEIVLATANIPYGAQLYVKNNSTVKAGELICDWDPFNAVIITETAGKLEFESIEEGVTYREESDEQTGFKEKVIIDSRDKTKNPVIKVTDGKKEVLRSYSIPVGAHIVVNDNAKMEAGQILVKIPRSSGKLGDITGGLPRVTELFEARNPSNPAVVTEIDGIVTFGKIKRGNREIVVESRTGEIKKYLVPLAKHILVQENDFIKAGMPLSDGAITPDDILSIKGPTAVQEYLVNEVQEVYRLQGVKINDKHFEVIVRQMMRKVRIADPGDTRFLEGQLANKAEFMEENDSFYGKKVVITPGDSTAVKAGQIITARKLRDENSMLKRKDMKVIEARDAVAATSSQVLQGITRASLQTQSFMSAASFQETTKVLNEAAVNGKVDELLGLKENVIVGHLIPAGTGLREYEKIVVGSQEEYDLLMASKRDRLVETEE, encoded by the coding sequence ATGGCATTCAAAAGAGACACGAAAGTTAAGAGTAATTTCACCAAAATCACCATCAGCCTTGCTTCTCCCGAATCCGTACTGGACCGTTCAAGCGGAGAAATCCTGAAACCCGAAACCATCAACTACAGAACCTACAAACCCGAAATGGGCGGCTTGTTTTGTGAGCGTATTTTCGGACCTGTAAAGGACTGGGAATGTGCTTGTGGCAAGTATAAACGCATCCGTTACAAGGGCATCGTTTGCGATCGTTGTGGCGTTGAGGTAACCGAGAAAAAAGTGCGTAGAGAGCGTATGGGACACATTAGCCTTGTGGTTCCGGTAGCACACATCTGGTATTTTAAGAGCTTACCCAACAAAATTGGGTATTTGTTAGGCTTACCTACCAAAAAACTCGATACCATTATTTATTACGAGCGATTTGTGGTAATCAACCCGGGTATTAAACAAGCCGATGGAATTAATTACCTTGACTTCCTCTCCGAAGAAGAATACTTAAACGTGTTGGAAACGTTACCAAAAGAAAACCAACATTTAGATGATAATGACCCCAATAAATTTGTTGCCAAAATGGGCGCTGAAGCACTTTACGAATTGCTTGGCCGCTTAGATTTGGATAGCTTATCGTACGAATTACGCGATAAAGCCAACAACGAAACTTCGCAACAACGTAAAACCGAAGCCTTAAAACGCTTACAGGTAGTGGAATCTTTCCGTCAGGCAAATACCCGCGTGGAAAATCGTCCGGAATGGATGGTGGTGAAAGTGGTTCCTGTAATTCCACCGGAATTGCGCCCGTTGGTGCCTTTGGATGGTGGACGTTTCGCGACTTCCGATTTAAATGATCTTTACAGACGTGTGATTATCCGTAACAACCGTTTGAAACGCCTTATAGAAATTAAAGCTCCTGAAGTTATTTTACGTAACGAAAAGCGTATGCTTCAAGAATCGGTTGATAGCTTGTTCGATAACTCACGTAAATCAAACGCCGTGAAAACCGACAGCAACCGTGCTTTGAAATCATTAAGTGATTCATTGAAAGGTAAACAAGGACGTTTCCGTCAGAACTTATTGGGTAAACGTGTGGATTACTCGGCTCGTTCGGTAATTGTTGTAGGCCCTGAAATGAAATTGCACGAATGTGGTATTCCTAAAGATATGGCGGCCGAATTATTTAAGCCGTTTATTATCCGTAAAATGATTGAGCGCGGAATTGTGAAAACGGTTAAATCTGCAAAGAAAATTGTGGACCGCAAAGACGCTATCGTTTGGGACATCCTCGAAAACGTATTGAAAGGACACCCAGTATTACTTAACCGTGCTCCAACACTCCACAGATTAGGTATACAAGCTTTCCAACCCAAATTAATTGAAGGAAAAGCTTTACAGTTGCACCCTTTAGTGTGTACAGCGTTTAACGCGGATTTTGACGGTGACCAGATGGCGGTGCATTTACCTTTAGGAAATGCTGCAATTTTGGAAGCCCAAATGTTGATGCTTGCTTCACATAACATTCTTAACCCTGCTAACGGTGCACCTATCACAGTGCCTTCTCAGGACATGGTTTTGGGCTTGTACTACATGACCAAAGGCCGCAAGAGCGATAAGGATCATAAAGTGAAAGGCGAAGGAATTACTTTTTACTCTGCGGAGGAAGTAATTATTGCCTTTAACGAAAAGAAAGTGGATTTACATGCGCACATTAAAGTAAAAGCAAATGTAAAAGAGGATGGTAAAATTGTTTGGAAATTAATTGAAACTACTGTTGGACGCGTATTGTTTAACCAAGTAGTTCCAGCCGGAGTAGGTTACATCAACGAATTGTTGACTAAAAAATCGCTTCGTGATATTATCGGGTTAATCTTAAAAGTTTCAGGAGTAGCTAAAACAGCAGCTTTCTTGGACGATATGAAAGACCTAGGATTTAAAATGGCATTTAAAGGTGGATTATCTTTTAACTTAGGAGACGTTTTGGTTCCGGAAGAAAAAGAAAAAATGATTGCCGATGCCAACGCGCAAGTAGAGGAAGTGAAAAACAATTACAACATGGGTTTCATTACCAACAACGAGCGTTACAACCAAATTATTGACATTTGGACGCACACCAATTCGCGCTTGACGCAGAAATTGATGACTACCCTAATTAACGACAAGCAAGGATTTAACTCGGTTTACATGATGTTGGATTCAGGAGCACGTGGTAGTAAGGAGCAAATTCGTCAGTTGAGCGGAATGAGAGGATTGATGGCGAAACCACAAAAATCAGGTTCTACCGGCGGTGAGATTATTGAAAATCCGATTATCTCTAACTTTAAGGAAGGTCTTTCGATTTTGGAGTACTTTATTAGTACCCACGGTGCGCGTAAAGGTCTTGCGGATACGGCTTTGAAAACAGCCGATGCGGGTTACTTAACACGTAGGTTGGTTGACGTTTCACAAGACGTTATTATTTGCGAAGACGATTGCGGTACCTTAAGAGGTTTGGTTGCATCGGCTTTGAAAAACAACGAAGAAATTGTAGAAAGCTTATACGACCGTGTATTAGGAAGAACTTCGGTACACGATGTATTGCATCCTTTAACCGGAAAATTAATCATTGGCGGTGGAGAGCAAATTACAGAAGACTTTGCAAAAGAAATTGCAGATTCTCCGCTTGAAGCTGTTGAAATACGTTCGGTATTGACTTGCGAAAGCAAAACCGGTGTATGTGCAAAATGCTACGGACGTAACTTGGCTACCGGAAGAATGGTGCAGCGCGGTGAAGCAGTAGGTGTAATTGCAGCACAATCGATTGGTGAGCCGGGAACACAGTTAACACTTCGTACCTTCCACGTTGGGGGTACTGCATCGAACACCATTTCCGAATCAGGTATTAAAGCCAAGTATGACGGATTGATGGAAATTGATGAATTAAGAACTGTTGAACGTAAAGATGCAGATGGTAAAAAAGTGAATGTAGTAATTGGTCGTTCGGCTGAGATGCGCATCACTGACCCGAATACGGAAATCGTTTTAGCTACAGCAAACATTCCTTATGGAGCGCAATTGTATGTTAAAAACAACAGTACCGTTAAAGCAGGTGAGTTGATTTGTGATTGGGATCCGTTTAACGCGGTTATCATCACCGAAACTGCCGGTAAATTAGAATTCGAAAGCATTGAAGAAGGTGTTACTTACCGTGAAGAATCGGATGAACAAACCGGATTTAAGGAAAAAGTAATTATCGATTCAAGAGATAAAACTAAAAACCCGGTGATTAAAGTTACCGATGGTAAAAAAGAAGTGTTGCGTTCATACAGTATTCCAGTAGGTGCACACATCGTAGTAAACGACAACGCGAAAATGGAAGCCGGACAAATTCTGGTAAAAATTCCACGCTCTTCCGGTAAACTGGGAGATATTACGGGTGGTTTACCACGTGTAACGGAGTTGTTTGAAGCACGTAATCCAAGTAACCCTGCTGTTGTAACCGAAATTGACGGTATCGTAACCTTCGGAAAAATTAAGCGTGGTAACCGCGAAATCGTGGTAGAATCCAGAACAGGTGAAATTAAAAAATACCTTGTTCCATTGGCGAAACACATCCTTGTGCAGGAAAACGACTTTATTAAAGCCGGTATGCCATTGAGCGATGGTGCGATTACACCGGATGATATTTTATCTATCAAAGGCCCAACTGCAGTGCAGGAATACTTAGTGAACGAGGTTCAGGAAGTATACCGTTTGCAAGGGGTGAAAATTAACGACAAACACTTTGAAGTAATTGTTCGTCAGATGATGCGTAAGGTACGTATTGCTGATCCGGGCGATACTCGCTTCTTGGAAGGTCAATTGGCTAACAAAGCAGAGTTCATGGAAGAAAATGACTCTTTCTATGGTAAGAAAGTAGTTATCACTCCGGGTGATTCAACTGCAGTGAAAGCAGGCCAAATCATTACCGCACGTAAATTGCGCGATGAGAACTCGATGTTGAAACGTAAGGATATGAAGGTAATTGAAGCACGCGATGCCGTTGCTGCTACTTCTAGCCAAGTGTTACAAGGTATCACCAGAGCATCGTTGCAAACACAAAGCTTTATGAGTGCTGCTTCCTTCCAGGAAACTACCAAAGTATTGAACGAAGCTGCGGTAAACGGAAAAGTAGACGAATTATTAGGTTTGAAAGAAAACGTAATTGTAGGTCACTTAATCCCTGCAGGAACCGGTTTACGCGAATACGAAAAAATCGTGGTAGGTTCTCAAGAAGAATACGATTTGTTGATGGCTTCTAAGCGCGACAGATTGGTTGAAACAGAAGAGTAA